A window of Cryptomeria japonica chromosome 3, Sugi_1.0, whole genome shotgun sequence contains these coding sequences:
- the LOC131035064 gene encoding uncharacterized protein LOC131035064 isoform X2 produces the protein MDEAEQKKAELADIYFYCNMLRLWRLCFWGIVIILSSLPSDTHGTVLLVRPRRTLVYVEGNIFCSTLNGNVLPLTRARVKVQCRSKFGEYETLGISNKNGVFRVILQGALGYQWPVKLCKAKVISKTIPSVCREGSDILSMNVRLFYKSSSRIMLVTGPFILKQLGHVNKKYSS, from the exons ATGGACGAAGCAGAGCAAAAAAAAGCCGAGTTGGCTGACATTTACTTTTACTG TAATATGCTTAGACTGTGGCGCCTCTGCTTTTGGGGGATCGTGATAATTCTGAGCTCATTGCCTTCAGATACACACGGCACTGTTTTATTAGTCAGGCCGAGGAGAACGCTTGTATATGTGGAGGGCAACATCTTTTGTTCCACCCTCAATGGCAATGTCCTTCCCCTAACCA GAGCAAGAGTGAAAGTGCAGTGCAGGAGCAAGTTTGGGGAATATGAGACGTTGGGCATTTCCAACAAGAATGGAGTGTTCAGGGTAATACTTCAGGGAGCTCTTGGATATCAATGGCCTGTAAAATTATGCAAGGCCAAAGTTATTTCCAAGACTATTCCTTCTGTGTGTAGGGAAGGCAGTGATATTTTGAGTATGAATGTAAGGTTGTTCTATAAATCTTCCTCTAGGATTATGCTTGTTACTGGGCCATTCATTCTCAAACAACTGGGACATGTTAACAAAAAATATTCTAGCTGA
- the LOC131035064 gene encoding uncharacterized protein LOC131035064 isoform X1, translating into MFKFPNLSSFTVSLKVQIRIEEIEIPHYKSPINMLRLWRLCFWGIVIILSSLPSDTHGTVLLVRPRRTLVYVEGNIFCSTLNGNVLPLTRARVKVQCRSKFGEYETLGISNKNGVFRVILQGALGYQWPVKLCKAKVISKTIPSVCREGSDILSMNVRLFYKSSSRIMLVTGPFILKQLGHVNKKYSS; encoded by the exons ATGTTCAAATTCCCTAATTTGAGCTCATTCACTGTATCTCTGAAAGTTCAAATCAGAATAGAAGAAATTGAAATACCGCATTACAAATCCCCAAT TAATATGCTTAGACTGTGGCGCCTCTGCTTTTGGGGGATCGTGATAATTCTGAGCTCATTGCCTTCAGATACACACGGCACTGTTTTATTAGTCAGGCCGAGGAGAACGCTTGTATATGTGGAGGGCAACATCTTTTGTTCCACCCTCAATGGCAATGTCCTTCCCCTAACCA GAGCAAGAGTGAAAGTGCAGTGCAGGAGCAAGTTTGGGGAATATGAGACGTTGGGCATTTCCAACAAGAATGGAGTGTTCAGGGTAATACTTCAGGGAGCTCTTGGATATCAATGGCCTGTAAAATTATGCAAGGCCAAAGTTATTTCCAAGACTATTCCTTCTGTGTGTAGGGAAGGCAGTGATATTTTGAGTATGAATGTAAGGTTGTTCTATAAATCTTCCTCTAGGATTATGCTTGTTACTGGGCCATTCATTCTCAAACAACTGGGACATGTTAACAAAAAATATTCTAGCTGA